The following DNA comes from Riemerella anatipestifer ATCC 11845 = DSM 15868.
TAAAAGAAAGTAATAAATTGGCAATTATAGATGGGCTACAAGATTATATAGTGGTAGATACAGAAAAAGCACTCCTTATTTGTCCTAGAGAAAATGACCAAAAAATAAAAGATTTTGTTTTAGATTTAAAAAACATCAAAAGCGGAGAAGATTTTATGTAATATTTAAAGAAAAACATTTAAATTTAATCCAAAATCTGTATAGATGTTGGTAAAAGTTTACGGTAGTGCAATACATGGTGTTTCAGCACAAACTATCACAATAGAAGTTAATGTAGATCAAGGTGTCGGTTACCATTTGGTAGGATTGCCAGACAATGCTATTAAAGAAAGTAGTCATAGAATTTCCGCTGCACTTAAAAATGTAGGCTATAAATTGCCTGGGAAGAAAATTACCATAAATATGGCTCCTGCTGATCTCAGAAAAGAAGGTTCAGCCTATGATTTAAGCATTGCGTTGGGGATTTTAGCTGCATCGGGTCAGATTATAGCTCCAGAGATAGAGCGGTATCTTATTATGGGAGAGCTTTCGTTAGATGGAGGTTTACAACCAATTAAAGGAGTGTTACCCATTGCAATAAGAGCTAGGGAAGAAGGTTTTAAAGGAATTATTTTACCAAAACAAAACACAAGAGAGGCTGCTATTGTAAACGATTTGGAAGTTTATGGTGTAGAAAACATCAAAGAGGTAATAGATTTTTTTAATGAAAACTGCCCTTTAGAACCAACTAAAGTCAATACACGAGAGGAATTTCACAAAAGAGTAAATCTTTTTCCATTTGACTTTTCAGAAGTTAAAGGTCAAGAGACCGCTAAAAGAGCGATGGAAGTTGCGGCGGCAGGAGGACATAATATTATTCTCATTGGTCCGCCAGGAAGTGGTAAAACAATGCTAGCAAAACGAATTCCAAGTATTCTTCCTCCTTTAACATTGAAAGAAGCGTTAGAAACCACTAAAATACATTCCGTAGCAGGAAAGATGGGAGCTGAAACTTCCCTTATGACCATCAGACCTTTTAGGTCGCCGCATCATACTATTTCCGATGTAGCATTAGTAGGTGGCGGCAGTTATCCTCAACCTGGGGAAATTTCTTTGGCTCACAATGGGGTGTTATTTTTAGATGAGATGCCAGAGTTTAAAAGAACTGTTCTAGAAGTTATGAGGCAACCTTTGGAGGATAGAGAAGTTACTATTTCTAGAGCCAAGTTTACGGTAAACTATCCTGCTAGTTTTATGCTCGTGGCATCTATGAATCCTAGCCCTAGCGGATTTTTCCCTGATGACCCTAATAATACCTCTTCTTCTTTTGAGATGCAACGCTATCTTAATAAACTTTCAGGACCTCTTTTGGACAGGATAGACATTCATATAGAAGTTCAAAAAGTGGAATTTGACCAACTATCCGACAAAAGAAAAGGAGAGTCTAGTGAGATTATCAGACAAAGGGTGCTAAAAGCAAGGGAAATACAGCAAGAACGCTATCAAGATTTGGCTATTAGTTACAATGCTCAGATGGGACCTAAAGAAATAGAGCATTTTTGCGAATTAGATGAGGTATCTCTACTTTTAATCAAAAATGCTATGGAAAAGCTCAATCTTTCTGCAAGGGCTTATGACCGTATTTTAAAAGTATCTAGAACCATAGCAGATTTAGAAAGAGAAACCAATATACAAAGTCATCACATTGCGGAAGCTATACAGTATAGAAGTTTAGATAGAGATTTTTGGAAAGTTTAATTAAAAACTTTTACTATGAGAATACTGATATATATTATATTGTGCTCTGTGGGGAATCTTTGTTTTGGACAATATAGAGTAGATTATAGAGTATGGCATAGAGTGGATTCTGCGATAAGTATGGAACATACAAAGCCTTACGATATGAGTTTATATATAAAAAATGCTAAACACTCAGTGTACATATCTCCATTGAAGGTTTATAATGACTCCTTAGATAACATTACGAAAGTAGAAAGTCTAGGAGACCTCACGCTGTTAATGGGGAGTAAGAAGAGAGGAGGACAACAACGAGAGTATATTGTAGCTAATTTGGAGGCTCAACGCATAGACCAATATTTAAAGGTAACATCTGATTGGTTTAAATATTCTACAACAGTTCCTAGATGGAAGTTAGTAGAAGAAACTAAAACTATAGGAACATTTATATGTCATAAAGCTATTACGGAACTTTCTGGGAGAGCCTATGCTGTTTGGTACACAGAAGAAATTCCCATTTCTGAGGGACCTTTTAAATTGATGGGACTTCCTGGTTTGGTATTGTTTGCAGAGGACGGTACAGGAGATGTTAAGATAGAACTTGTTGCTGTTCAGAAATCTAACAAAGGTATAGAGGATTTAAACTTAATGAAGGAAAACACTAGTGAAATAAAAAATTATAAAAAACTTTTAGAGTTAACAAGAGCGTCATTTTATAATAGAGCTCACCCTCAATTGTATGATAGTTTTGACCAAAAAAGTAAGAAACAAGCAGACGAAAGGTACGAAGCTAGAGTGAGAAAATATAATAATTTTATAGAAAGATAATGGGTAAAATCCTATCATTTTCGGTGGGATTTTATTATAATTTCCGCTTTCTTTGTTAAAAAATCTTAAATATCATATTTTTTATATACATTTGTCCTCTCAAAATAGACATTTATAGGGATAACTTTACATTTTTTAATCGTTTAACAATTAGTAATAATCAACGGTCTTCCAAGTAAGGAATGGTTTTACTTTGGTTTAAATTAAAGGTAAAGTTATGGAAATAATTACGGATAGTCTGCTCATACAAGAGTATCAAAATGGCAATGAACTAGCCCTAGAAAGGCTTATAGAAAGAAATCAATCTGACCTTTTTAACTTTATTTTTTACAAGGTGCTAGATGAAAGTTTAGCAAATGATATTTTCCAAGATACCTTTATGAAAATTATCATCAAGTTGAAAAAAGGAGAGTATAAAGATGAGGGCAAATTTGTACTTTGGGCAAAGCGTATTGCTCACAATCTAATTATAGACCATTACCGATTGTTATCTAAGCATAAAAAAGTTTCAGAAACCTCATATTCAGATGAGGAATTTTCTATTTTTGACCATATTAGCGAACCTACGGAAAATATAGAGGATTATTTAATTTCTCTTCAGATAAATGAAGACCTTATGAAAATGATACAACTCTTACCAGATAACCAAAAGGAAGTGGTAAAACTCCGTTTTTTTGATGGACTTAGTTTTAAGGAAATTGCAGAGCATACGGATTGTAGCATCAATACCACTTTAGGCAGAGTAAGGTACGCTGTGATGAACCTTAGAAAAATAATGGAAGAAAATCAAATAATTTTAACAAGATAAACACTAAAGGTCTGAGCTTTTCGTTCTATGGTAAAATATATGTGCCTATGAAAAAAGTTTATCCTAGTGTAGTAAAGGTAAAATTACCAAAAACTTCTACGATAAAATTTTTATTAGATTTTTCTAAATCCTTATCGGTGCTTTCTTCCAAGAAGAGAGTTTATGTACTTCCAAAAAATTAACTAATTTTGTGCCTTATGAAGATAAGGCACATTTTTTTTGATTTAGACAACACACTTTGGGATCATCGTAAAAATGCGAGACTCACGCTCCAAAAACTTTTTAATAAATATTTGATTGAGGATAAAATCGGAGTAGATTTTGAAACCTTTCATGAGGTGTATCATACCATTAACGAAGAGCTTTGGGCTAAAATTAGAGACGGAATTATAGATAAAGAAACTTTAAGAAAACATCGTTTTTATGATGTGTTTCTTCATTTTGGATTAGATGATTTTGAACTATCTCAAACCTTTGAAAATCTTTTTCTAGACGAGATTATAGAATACAACGAGCTGGTAGAGGATAGCATTTTTATTTTAGATTATTTAAAAAACAAAGGCTATACTCTTCATATTCTGTCTAATGGTTTTCAGGAGGTTACTCATAGAAAGTTAGATGGAAGTGGCATTGCTCATTACTTTGATACGGTAACAAGCGCAGACGAAATAGGACTAAGAAAACCTCATCCTGAGATTTTTCAACTCGCTTTAGATAAAGCGAAAGCAACGGTGGAGGAGTCTTATTTTATAGGAGATGATTGGATTGCAGACGCTTTGGGTGCTAGAGATTTTGGTTTGAAAGTTTTATTTTTTGATGTCTTCAACGAAGGTTTTGAGGAGCAAGGCGTTATCAATATTAAATCTTTAGCGGAGGTAGAGCGTTATCTTTAGAGAATGCAGAGCCATAAGGAGTGGTAAAAAATCATTACTTTTGTAAATCCTTTCCTGATGAAGGAAGGGATATTTAATTTTTAAAATTAGAAATACTATGTCAAGAATACTTACGGGAATTCAAGCTACGGGGACGCCTCATTTAGGAAATTTGTTAGGAGCGATAATCCCAGCAATAGAGTTATCTAAAAACCCTGAAAACGAATCGTTTTTATTTATTGCCAATATGCATTCTTTAACCCAAATAAAAGATGCAGAAGTACTAAAACAAAATACTTACGAAATAGCGGCTGCTTGGCTGGCTTTTGGTCTTGACACGGAAAAAACTTATTTCTATAGACAAAGTGATATACCTGAGGTGTGTGAATTGTCGTGGTATTTGTCTTGCTTTTTCCCTTATCAAAGGCTTACTTTAGCTCATTCATTTAAAGATAAAGCGGACCGTTTGGCAGACGTAAATGCTGGACTTTTTACTTATCCCGTTCTAATGGCAGCAGATATACTATTGTACGATGCGGAGATAGTTCCTGTAGGGAAAGACCAGCTACAGCACTTAGAAATGGCAAGAGATATGGGTGCGAGGTTTAACAATCAAATGGGAGAAACTTTTGTATTACCACAAGAAGAACTGCAAGAAAATACTAAGTATGTGCCTGGAACTGATGGTAACAAAATGTCTAAATCTAGAGGAAATATCATCAATATATTTTTACCAGAGAAACAGCTTAAAAAACAGGTGATGTCTATAGAAACGGATTCTAAAACTTTAGAAGAGCCTAAAGACCCTGAAACGGATAAAGTATTCGCTTTATACGAACTAATAGCTACACCAGAACAAACAGAACAGTTAAGACAGAAATATTTAGCAGGAAATTTTGGCTACGGGCACGCTAAAACAGAACTTCTTAATTTAATTTTAGAAACTTACTCAAAGGAGAGAGAGTTATTTAATTACTATATGACTCACCTTGATGAGCTAGAAGCCAAGCTGAAAGAAGGAGCAGAAAAAACAAGAAAAGTAGCAGCGGAAACTTTGACTAGAGTGAGAAAAAATTTAGGAATGTAGTCGTAATAAAACTGTAAGGTCATTTGCTAGAGATTTTGTAATATTGAAAAAAACTAAATGCTAGAACTTATATTTTCTGCTATTGGCTTGGGGCTAATGTTGAGTTTGGTTTTTATAGGACCTATCTTTTTTCTGCTTATAGAAACTAGCTTTTCGCGTGGAGCAAGGCATGCATTAACCTTAGATATAGGTGTTATAACTGCAGATTTGGTTTGTATCTTGGTGGCCTACTTTGCGAGTGATGATTTAGTAGAGATTATAGACGAATATCCTAGCTTTTATAGAATTACGGCTTTTATTATCTTCATTTATGGGATTTTTATGATAGTCTCCAAAACTAAAATGAGGATAGAGGGAGGTCAGAAAATCATTAGTCAAAACTATTTTAAAACTTTTTTAAATGGCTTTTTACTGAATATTCTTAATATAGGTGTGGTTTTATTTTGGTTGGTTACTGTAATATCAGTGCGAAACCAATATCCTAATCCGTATAAATTTACTTTATACATTGGAATTATGATAGCCACCTACATTGGAATAGATTTAATTAAAATCCTTTTGGCAAAACAATTTCATCATAAATTGACTCAAAACCTGGCTAATAAAATACGAAGTGCTGTCGGAGGGATATTGGTTATCATTAGTGTATTTATATTTATGCAGAGCTTCAAAAAATTTAATAAGTTTGACCAAGAGTTAGAAAGAAGCGGCTATGTGAGGGATTCTCTAAAAATCAGAAAATAATTGTGTATGATAACATTTCCCAAAAAACTAAAAAAAGGAGCTAAAATAGGCATTATTTCTCCCGCAGGTGCTGTAGAGGCTTCACAAATACAGACAGGTATAGAACGAATACAGTCTAAAGGATATGAACCTATTTTGAGTCCGCATTGCTTGGGGATTTTTAAGAATGGATACAATTATTCTGGGACAGAGAAAGAGCGTTTATCGGACATCAATTGGGCATTTTCTAGCTCGGAGCTTTCGGCAGTATGGGCAACTAGAGGAGGTTATGGTTGTCAGCATCTCATTAAAAAGATTAAATTATCTGCCTTCAGGGAGAATCCTAAATGGTATATAGGTTATTCAGACAATACTGTAATCCAAAGTTATCTTCTAAAAAACGGATTTGCTAGCATACACGGGCAAACACTTAAAACCGCTTCGTTTGGGGTCTCGGAGGAAAGTTATGAGTTTATTTTTGATATTCTTGAGGGAACACTTCCTAAATATGAAATTATACCACACGCATTTAATAAAGAAGGTGTAGCGGAAGGCACTCTAATAGGCGGAAATTTAGCCTTGATTTATGCCTTGTTGGGAAGTCCATATTCCTTTAATTTTAAAGATAAAATCCTTTTTATAGAAGATATAGGCGAGAACTTTTACGCTCTTGATAGAATGCTGATGGGGCTAGAACTTGCAGGAGCATTTAGAAAAATAAAAGGGCTCATCATAGGTGGTATGACGAATATGGGCTCCGAAACCGATAATCCAAACTATGAAGACAGTTTTGATAGCTTTGCTTATGAAATTGTAAAACAAAGATTGGAGAAATATAAAATCCCTGTGATGTATCAGTTTCCTAATGGGCATATCTATCATAATTTGCCGCTTATTTTGGGGGCTTCGGTTCGCCTTGAAATTACCTCTGAAAAAGCAGAACTTTTTTATCTATAAAAAATGGCAGAGCATAATGATTTTGGAAAAGAAGCCGAAAATCAAGCCGTATTTTTCTTGGAGCAAAAGGGCTATAATATCATAGCCAGGAACTTTAGATACCTTAAAGCAGAGCTAGATATTATTGCCGAAAAAGATAATACTCTAGTGGTGCTAGAAGTTAAAGCAAGGCAGCACAATGCTTTAGTAGAGCCTCACGAAGCAGTAAACAAACGGAAAATAAAACTCATTATTTCTGCTACTAACGAATTTCTACAAAGCTATCCCAAAAATTTAGAAGTGAGATTCGACATTGTTTCGATTATTAAGACGCCACAAAATGCCTTTGAAATTACTCACATAGAAAGTGCTTTTGAAAGTATAGATGGATGAGTTTTACAGTTCACTCATATAAAACTACCATTCAGTAAGATATTTTTATTTAGGGCAAAGGTCCGTTTTATATTTGCATCAGAAAGTTTAACAAAAAAATATCTTATTATGAAAAACAAAGTTCTAAACACAAAGAAATGGGTCGCTGTTTTAGCCGTAGTAGTTAGCACAGATTTTGCACACGCACAAACCGATTATCAATCTCAACTACAAAAGAGCATTGTTCAGATGGAACAATCCAAAAATGCCCAAGAGTTGGCTCCCGTAACTAAAGCGTTTGTGAAAATAGCTGAAGAAAATCCTAATCAGTGGTTGCCTTACTATTATGCGAGTTACAATAGTGTAATGGAAGGGTTCAGAGGTAATTACACCGATAAAACCAAGTTAGAAACCTTAGCTAACCAAGCTGAAGAATGGATGAAAAAGGCAGAGGCTCTTTCGCCTGAAAATGCAGAGATTTATATTCTTAAAGCTCGCATCAATGGATTGAGAATGATGATAAATCCACAGAAATATTATGCGACTGATGGCAAATCTTATGGCGAAAATTTAGCGAAGGCTAAAAAACTTAGCCCTAATAATCCGAGAATTACTTTGCTGAAAGCTGAAACGGTGTACTATACGCCAAAAGAACACGGTGGAAGTAAGGAACTTGGTTTAAAACTATTTGAAAAAGCCTTAAAACAGTTTGAAACTCAAGAAGCCGAGCAAAAACTATTGCCTCATTGGGGCAAGAAAGAGGCTCAGTATTTCTTATCTTTGAAATAAATATAAATATTTTGGTGAGGAAGAACTTTCCTCACCATCTTTTTCAAAATTTAGCTTATGAAAACTTTTTCCTTTAAAAATATACGCACTTTGTTTATTGTAAGCGTACTTTCTGCTCTTTTCTTCTTTCTCATTACCTCGTCTGAAAAAACAATTCGTAACTTTTTTATTAGCTGGGCAATATCGCTTGTCTATACTTTTGGCTATGGGTTATGTAATGGATTGATGAATGAACAACTTAATGAAAAGTATAATTGGAATACTCATACTAAACCTCGTCTGATAATTGGACTTATAGCAACAGTTATTCTTAATACTCTAATAACTTATTTGCTAAATTATATTTCTTTTGTTCAGTTAAGAGGAGTTCCTACAGAAGATTTTTTTAGTAAAAAATACGGTTTTATCAATTGGTTTTGGATAAATTTCGCATTGCTAATATCATCATTATATCATGTTTACTATTTTATGAAAGCCTTGCAGCAAAGCACTCAAGAGAAAATAGAAGTGCAGGAGCAATTAGCCAAAGCCTCAGAGGCACAGTTTCAAAGTTTAAAGACTCAGTTAGACCCGCATTTTCTGTTTAATTCTTTAAATGTCTTAACAGCGTTGATTGAGGAAAACCCACCGAAAGCTCAAAAATTTACGGAAGATATGTCTAAAATATACCGTTATGTTTTGGAACAAAGAGACAAAAAAACGGTGAGTGTTGCCGAAGAAATCAGCTTTGCAAAAACCTATGCCGAACTTCTTAAAACCCGTTTTGAAGACAGTGTTAATTTTAGTTTTGATATAAATCCCAACTTTGAAAATCATTTGGTAGTGCCATTGTCCTTACAATTATTGTTGGAGAATGTGATTAAACACAACTTTGCTACCATTCAAAAACCGTTGAATATTAAGGTTTATACCGCCTCGTCTTATTTGATGGTAGAAAATAATTCACAAGCAAGAGAGATGCCTGCAGGTAGTACAGGCGTTGGATTAAAGAACATTCAGCAACGCTACGCCTTACTCACACATAAGGAAGTGAATGTTGTTAAAAATGAAACTGTTTTTCGTGTAGAAATCCCTTTGATATAATATTAAAAAAATGAAAGCAATTATTATAGAAGACGAACAACTTGCTGCAAGAAAGCTAAAACGAATGTTAGAGAAGTTTCCAGAGATAGAGGTGGTAGCAACTTTATCTTCGGTAGAGGAAGGCGTTGATTATTTTAAAACCCAACCGCACCCTGACCTTATTTTTTCGGATATTATGTTAGGTGATGGGCTGTCTTTTGATATTTTTGAACAAGTGCCTACCAAAAGTTTCATTATTTATACTACGGCGTTTGACCAATATACTTTAAAGGCGTTTAAGCTTAACTCTATTGATTATTTACTAAAGCCTTTTTCACAAGAGGATTTAGAACAGGCGATAGAGAAGTTTCATTCCTTCCTTCCAAAAGAACAAGGCTACGAACAACTAAATTTTAAAGAACTTATCCAAAAGGAAACACCTAAACTCACAAGAGTTGTAGCTAAAGTAGGATATAATTTAAAGGTATTAAGTATAGAAAATATTAGTTGTTTTTACAGCGAAAACAAAATCGTTTATGCTCAAACCGAGAGCAGAGCTTATCCTACGGAATTTACTTTAGATGAATTAGAAAAACTGTTAGATTTAAAGAAATTTTTCAGGGTTAATAGACAATTCATCATCAATTTAGAACATATTAAAAATATCCATACTTCCCCATATTACAAAGTGGAACTCAATCACCCGTTAGAGCAAGAAATTACGATAAGTAGAGAGCGAGTAAAACACTTTAAATCTTGGCTGGAAGGAGATTTTTAAATAAATCTAATAGTTAAAGGATATCTTATAGGTTGGTTATCCTTAGATTTAACAGCTTGTATAATAGGTACTATAATCATTATTAGTGCTATAATAGATATGAATAAAAAACCTATCAGAATAAAGCATAAAGGTACAGATACCAAAATGGCTATAAACATAGTGATTTGAAAGTTAATAATCTCTTTGCCTTGTTCATTTATTCCCAGTATTTCATCTTTTTTGAAAGCCCAGATTAAGAGAGGGATTATGAGTCCACCAAACCCTGTAATAAGATTAAATAATTGAGATAAATGTAGTAGGAACAACATATCTTTGTCTTCTATTTTGGTAGCAGGATTAGTATTTTTCATTTTTATCATAAGTAGTTACTTTATGCGAAGATAAAATATTTTTCGTTAAAATAAAGACGGCTTACCGAAAAATCAATAAGCCGTTCTTGTGTTTATTTCAAAATTATTATTCTATTGTATCACTCGTTTTGCAAATCTGTATCTTGGTCCCCAATATTTATCATTTAGAGAAGAAACTATAACGCCTTTAGAAGTTGCAGCGTGTATAAATTTAATATCGCCATCTTCTGTTATTTCTTGTACTATCCCTACATGAGAAATGCGTCTTCCGTGTGAAAAGAATACTAAATCTCCCTTTTGTAATTCTTGTTTCAATACCATTTCTCCCTCTTGTGCCTGCGCGGCAGCTACTCTAGGAAGGCTTATGCCAGTAACTTCATTAAATACAGATAGTACAAATGCAGAACAGTCTATACCACTTCTAGTAGTGCCTCCGTAACGGTAAGGAGTTCCTAAATAAGTACTCGCTTGATTAAGAATTTCGTCTATTGTTTGTGAGTGCTTAATAGCCTTCTCTATCTCGGCTTTAGTTTCTAAATTACTTACTCTTGCTAAAGTTGTTTTTGCTGCAACATAGTTAGCTTCGGCTTCATTTTGGTAAAGAGATTTTTTTGCTGAAGTTAAACTTGCTTTGCTTATTTTAGGTACTTTGGTATTAGATTTGTACTCTGTATTAGCGTTAGAGGGAGTAGCTGTAACTACATAGTTACTTACGCACGACTGTAAAGAAAAAGTGACTAAAGCTAATAAAACATATACTAAATTTTTGTTTTTCATTTCTGACTTATTTTAGTAGTCCCTATTAAATAAAGAATTCTTTTTCTTTAAAAAGACCTTACAAAGGTAAGTAATCTATGAGAAACCTCTTTTTAGAGCGTTACAGGAGATTATATATTTTAACATTTTTTAACATTATTTCAAGGTTTGTTAAATAAAAAACCACAGAAACTCCTATTTTTAGGTTTTCTGTGGTATTGATTTGTTAATATATTTTAACACCCTACTCTATCTTGTAAAGAGGAGTTCTCTATATTTTGTCATTGGCCAAAGCTCATCATCTACCATCATTTCTAGCTCATCTGATGCTTCACGAATGCCGTCAAACAAAGGTTTTACTTTTGAACAATAAGCTTCCGCTTGTTTCATACCGTGCAACTCTTTAGCTTTAGCTTTTTCTGAAAGAAGTTCATCTACGCCTAGTTTTATTTTGGATACATTTTTAGAAATTTCAGAAATGAGGTTTAGTTGCTCTTTTGCGAGAATCTTATACTCTTTTTCAGGGAATATTTCCTTTAGTCCTTTAACATTTTCTATCAGTCTGTTCTGATAGTTAAGAGCGGCAGGGATAATATGATTTCTTGCAATATCTCCTAGTACTCTAGCCTCAATGTCTATTACGGTAGAATATTTTTCTATCTTGATTTCGTTTCTCGCTTGGAATTCTCTTTTTGAATAAATTCCGAGTTCTTCGTAAAGCTGTACAAACTTATCGTTTAGTTCATTTTTAAGTGCTTCAGGCGTGGTTTTTAAATTATTAAGACCTCTTTTCTTTGCCTCCTTTTCCCATTCTTCAGAATAGCCATCACCTTCAAAAATGATATTTTTAGACTGCTTCACATATTCTCTTAATACATTAAATATAGCTTCATCTTTTTTAAGACCTTTTTCAATCAGAGCATCTACTTCTTTTTTGAAAACGCCTAATTGTTTAGCCATAATTACATTCATTACCGTCATTGGTTCGGCACAGTTTGCAGAAGAACCTACGGCACGAAGCTCAAATTTATTTCCTGTAAAAGCGAACGGAGAGGTTCTGTTTCTATCGGTGTTGTCCAATAAAATCATTGGGATTTTCCCTACAACATTCAGTTTTAAATCTGTTTTTTCTTCAGGGGATAATTTTCCGAAAGTTACTTTTTCAAGTTCGTTGAGAACGCCTGAAAGCTGACTTCCTATGAAAGCGGAAATAATGGCAGGTGGTGCTTCGTTTGCTCCTAGACGGTGGTCGTTACTTGCAGAAGCGATACTTGCTCTAAGTAAATCTGCATAGTCATGAACGGCTTTTAAGGTATTTACAAAGAATGTTAAAAATTGTAGATTCTTTTTAGGGTTTTTACCTGGGCTTAAAAGGTTTTCTCCAGTATCTGTGCTTAGAGACCAGTTGTTGTGTTTTCCGCTACCATTAACTCCAGCGAAAGGCTTTTCGTGGAATAGGATATGGAAGTGATGTTTGTGTGCTACTCTAGCCATAACATCCATTAGAAGTGAGTTGTGGTCCACAGCAACATTGGCTTCTTCAAACATCGGAGCGAGTTCAAATTGGTTAGGAGCTACCTCGTTGT
Coding sequences within:
- a CDS encoding DUF4870 domain-containing protein; amino-acid sequence: MKNTNPATKIEDKDMLFLLHLSQLFNLITGFGGLIIPLLIWAFKKDEILGINEQGKEIINFQITMFIAILVSVPLCFILIGFLFISIIALIMIIVPIIQAVKSKDNQPIRYPLTIRFI
- a CDS encoding C40 family peptidase yields the protein MKNKNLVYVLLALVTFSLQSCVSNYVVTATPSNANTEYKSNTKVPKISKASLTSAKKSLYQNEAEANYVAAKTTLARVSNLETKAEIEKAIKHSQTIDEILNQASTYLGTPYRYGGTTRSGIDCSAFVLSVFNEVTGISLPRVAAAQAQEGEMVLKQELQKGDLVFFSHGRRISHVGIVQEITEDGDIKFIHAATSKGVIVSSLNDKYWGPRYRFAKRVIQ
- a CDS encoding glutamine synthetase III family protein, which translates into the protein MSTLRFKALSELPFRDYRKSNSVDVPTKLSDLFCQNVFSVETMRRYLTKEAFNSILDAMKMGAKIEHHIADQVAVAMKDWAMSKGVTHYTHWFQPLTGATAEKHDSFFTPIGDGRAIERFNGSMLIQQEPDASSFPNGGIRNTFEARGYTAWDPTSPAFIMGTTLCIPSIFISYTGETLDYKTPLLKALHAIDMAATEVCKAYFDKNVNKVTATLGWEQEYFLVDTALYQSRPDLVITGKTLLGHSPAKGQQLDDHYFGSIPTRVMNFMKELEIECMKLGIPVTTRHNEVAPNQFELAPMFEEANVAVDHNSLLMDVMARVAHKHHFHILFHEKPFAGVNGSGKHNNWSLSTDTGENLLSPGKNPKKNLQFLTFFVNTLKAVHDYADLLRASIASASNDHRLGANEAPPAIISAFIGSQLSGVLNELEKVTFGKLSPEEKTDLKLNVVGKIPMILLDNTDRNRTSPFAFTGNKFELRAVGSSANCAEPMTVMNVIMAKQLGVFKKEVDALIEKGLKKDEAIFNVLREYVKQSKNIIFEGDGYSEEWEKEAKKRGLNNLKTTPEALKNELNDKFVQLYEELGIYSKREFQARNEIKIEKYSTVIDIEARVLGDIARNHIIPAALNYQNRLIENVKGLKEIFPEKEYKILAKEQLNLISEISKNVSKIKLGVDELLSEKAKAKELHGMKQAEAYCSKVKPLFDGIREASDELEMMVDDELWPMTKYRELLFTR